A portion of the Simkania negevensis Z genome contains these proteins:
- a CDS encoding mechanosensitive ion channel family protein encodes MTIDKPGHEISNLLFHQGWITPVSLIIVLALVLHFLISRLYKRLMPRLEKTHLAWDFSLLKAVVLPLKFLIWILAITFGAEILGYHFENNTFVPFFRGVRSFAVIFLFLWMTLRFIKNMEIHHVREQREQKKQYDKTTVRAVCQVSRIGVILIALLVYLQTRNINISAVLAFGGAGGIVVGLAAKDLLANFFGGLMIYLDRPFNVGDWIRSPDREIEGFVETIGWRLTRIRTFSKRPLYVPNGIFSNISVENPSRMSNRQIRTRIGVRYNDAPKLGAIVAEVEEMLRNNPEIDTTMYLMVRFDEFGPSSLNFLVYCFTKTVKWAEYLLVQQKVFLKIIEIIEKHGAECAFPTTTLHIPEGVHIHPQEPSMP; translated from the coding sequence ATGACAATCGACAAACCCGGACACGAAATCTCAAACCTACTTTTTCATCAAGGATGGATCACCCCTGTTTCGCTCATTATTGTTCTTGCGCTTGTTTTGCATTTTTTGATCAGCCGTCTCTATAAAAGGCTGATGCCAAGGCTGGAAAAAACCCATTTGGCTTGGGATTTCTCCCTTCTCAAAGCTGTCGTTCTCCCTCTGAAATTTCTGATCTGGATTCTCGCTATCACTTTTGGAGCTGAAATCCTCGGCTACCATTTTGAAAACAACACATTCGTCCCTTTCTTTCGAGGAGTCCGTTCATTTGCCGTCATTTTCCTCTTTTTATGGATGACTCTTAGGTTCATCAAGAACATGGAAATCCATCATGTACGTGAACAACGAGAGCAAAAAAAACAATACGATAAGACGACTGTTCGGGCTGTCTGTCAAGTCTCTCGCATTGGTGTAATCTTGATTGCACTCCTCGTCTACCTACAAACGCGTAATATTAATATCTCTGCCGTCCTCGCCTTCGGTGGCGCTGGAGGTATCGTGGTAGGTTTGGCTGCAAAAGACTTGCTCGCCAACTTTTTTGGAGGGCTGATGATCTACCTTGACCGCCCTTTTAATGTCGGGGATTGGATCCGCTCACCAGATCGGGAAATTGAAGGATTTGTCGAAACAATTGGGTGGCGCCTAACCCGCATACGAACGTTTAGTAAGCGCCCACTTTATGTTCCCAACGGGATCTTTTCCAACATCTCCGTTGAAAACCCCTCTCGGATGTCAAATAGACAAATCAGAACCCGGATTGGAGTTCGTTACAATGATGCTCCTAAGCTTGGCGCCATAGTAGCTGAAGTTGAGGAGATGCTAAGAAACAATCCAGAAATCGATACAACTATGTATCTCATGGTCCGTTTTGATGAGTTTGGTCCTTCATCTTTGAACTTCCTCGTCTACTGCTTCACCAAGACAGTTAAATGGGCTGAATACTTACTCGTCCAGCAAAAAGTCTTTCTAAAGATCATCGAAATCATCGAAAAACATGGAGCAGAATGTGCATTCCCTACAACCACCTTGCACATTCCTGAAGGCGTTCACATCCACCCACAAGAACCGTCAATGCCGTGA
- a CDS encoding phosphotransferase enzyme family protein produces the protein MPSPKLKLNLYQKLLGLDHAQFSLIQHEDAIVAIVYEVIEPSGKKLILKICEQERHFLREVYFLEALKDKIPVPQILQAIEPNSKRHGAILMEYLPGQVLNKETLTCELAEKAGYQLARLHLNSEKGYGDLISKDSLTQDPKADLIQRFEEGLDECEAHLPSSLLNECRHYFHTHLYLLELADGPCIIHRDFRPGNLLANKNKLLGIIDWASARAGFAQEDFSSLEMGEWSTQASIQAAFLSGYETIRPIPRYQELMPLLKLSRSAAILGYLYRKGIYHKSSAKLHQSHLNFLKTFIEA, from the coding sequence ATGCCCTCGCCAAAGCTGAAACTTAATCTCTATCAAAAACTCCTCGGGCTCGATCATGCCCAGTTTTCGCTTATTCAACATGAAGATGCAATTGTCGCCATCGTTTATGAAGTGATAGAGCCAAGCGGCAAAAAGCTCATTTTAAAAATCTGCGAACAAGAGCGGCACTTTCTTAGAGAAGTCTACTTTTTGGAAGCTTTAAAAGATAAAATCCCCGTCCCGCAAATCCTTCAAGCAATCGAACCAAATTCTAAAAGACACGGGGCAATTTTAATGGAATATCTCCCTGGTCAAGTCTTAAATAAAGAGACTCTCACTTGTGAATTAGCAGAAAAAGCCGGCTATCAACTAGCACGTCTTCATCTCAATTCAGAAAAAGGGTACGGTGATCTCATAAGTAAAGATAGCTTAACTCAAGACCCTAAAGCTGACCTTATCCAAAGATTTGAAGAAGGGCTGGATGAATGTGAGGCTCATCTTCCCAGCTCATTGCTTAATGAATGCCGTCATTATTTTCATACACACCTTTATTTACTCGAGCTAGCAGATGGCCCCTGCATCATCCATCGCGATTTTCGCCCAGGAAACTTACTCGCAAATAAAAATAAACTCCTGGGAATTATCGATTGGGCCTCTGCTCGAGCAGGTTTTGCGCAAGAAGACTTCTCCTCTTTAGAAATGGGAGAATGGTCTACACAAGCGTCAATCCAAGCGGCGTTTCTTTCTGGCTATGAAACCATTCGCCCCATTCCGAGGTATCAAGAATTGATGCCATTACTCAAACTCAGTCGCAGTGCTGCCATTCTAGGTTATCTTTACAGGAAAGGAATTTATCATAAGAGCTCTGCAAAGCTCCACCAGTCTCATCTCAACTTTCTAAAAACCTTCATCGAAGCTTAA
- a CDS encoding family 1 glycosylhydrolase, with protein sequence MLETIKSFGDWCTQSHFEHLHFIEDALTPLTHEEWQNSSLAVAKLARKVFQATFLTVLEPLFGAIGLMGAVIATLTDKAPTGFQAILKDPKHWSVVDTSKKTFPKLMGVATSEYQYSGMNNCPDSQWAKFENELLQVGNRSEWATDLWNRMDTHIEKLQELGVNSFRFSIEWSKIEPEKGKFNEVAIQHYVEFVKKLKAAGIAPMACLLHFSLPKWVEDEGGILNPEFPGLITHFAEKVFPHLSEEIDLWNTINEPEIQAFMGYLLGDFPPQHHSVAEMGKGLKHLLQAHCKVYKVLKKKRPDAQIGLVHNVLRYQATRWWHPIERLTCHYLTKMTHDVVRDFIKTGVFDFKVPFLAHERFSVDEVPNDFNGVNYYVRPLLKQVAKKEFMISTHPEGGQMTKMPFREDPEGLYEAIREMPGPIYVTENGISAQNDLQMNRYYDRALYAVSEAMKDGADVRGYYAWSLSKNAEWAEGWDPQNFGLYDYNKVTKSFSLRLGATSFKEMVQLARKQEKAV encoded by the coding sequence ATGCTAGAAACGATCAAAAGCTTTGGGGATTGGTGCACCCAATCTCATTTCGAACATCTACATTTCATTGAAGATGCTTTAACTCCCTTAACACATGAAGAGTGGCAAAATAGCTCCCTTGCAGTTGCAAAGCTTGCGCGAAAGGTTTTTCAAGCCACGTTTTTGACAGTCCTTGAACCTCTCTTTGGAGCAATAGGATTAATGGGCGCAGTGATTGCGACTTTGACGGATAAAGCCCCAACCGGATTTCAAGCTATTTTAAAAGATCCAAAGCATTGGTCTGTGGTAGATACAAGCAAAAAGACCTTTCCAAAGTTGATGGGTGTCGCCACAAGTGAATACCAATACTCAGGAATGAATAATTGTCCCGATTCTCAGTGGGCTAAGTTTGAAAATGAGCTTTTACAGGTAGGTAACCGATCAGAATGGGCTACAGATCTTTGGAATCGAATGGATACCCATATCGAAAAACTTCAAGAACTTGGCGTGAACTCGTTTCGCTTCTCGATTGAATGGAGCAAAATTGAGCCTGAGAAAGGGAAGTTTAATGAAGTCGCTATTCAGCACTATGTTGAGTTTGTGAAAAAACTCAAAGCTGCTGGCATTGCGCCTATGGCATGCTTACTCCACTTTTCATTGCCAAAGTGGGTTGAAGATGAAGGAGGAATATTAAATCCAGAATTCCCAGGACTCATAACGCATTTTGCAGAGAAAGTTTTCCCTCATCTTTCTGAAGAAATTGACCTTTGGAATACGATCAACGAACCTGAAATCCAAGCATTCATGGGCTATTTGCTTGGAGATTTCCCTCCACAGCATCACTCTGTAGCAGAGATGGGAAAAGGACTTAAGCATCTCCTTCAAGCGCACTGTAAAGTCTATAAAGTGTTGAAAAAGAAGCGACCTGATGCGCAAATTGGACTGGTGCACAATGTTCTCCGCTATCAAGCAACACGTTGGTGGCATCCGATCGAACGGCTCACATGTCATTATCTCACAAAGATGACCCATGACGTGGTCCGTGACTTTATCAAGACCGGTGTATTTGACTTTAAAGTGCCATTTTTAGCCCATGAAAGATTTTCTGTTGACGAAGTGCCAAACGATTTTAATGGGGTGAACTATTACGTCCGTCCTCTTTTGAAACAGGTCGCAAAAAAAGAATTTATGATCTCCACACATCCTGAAGGAGGGCAAATGACAAAGATGCCGTTCCGCGAAGATCCTGAAGGACTTTACGAAGCGATTAGAGAAATGCCAGGTCCCATTTATGTGACTGAAAATGGAATTTCAGCCCAGAATGATCTCCAAATGAATCGATACTATGACCGCGCCCTTTATGCAGTGAGTGAAGCTATGAAAGATGGTGCCGATGTACGCGGCTATTACGCTTGGTCTCTTTCAAAAAATGCCGAGTGGGCTGAAGGTTGGGATCCGCAGAATTTTGGTCTTTACGATTACAATAAAGTTACAAAATCTTTTAGCTTACGCCTCGGTGCTACAAGCTTTAAAGAAATGGTGCAACTTGCACGGAAACAAGAAAAGGCTGTTTAA
- the tgt gene encoding tRNA guanosine(34) transglycosylase Tgt, producing the protein MPFTFEILHQSKKSRARVGRIHTPHGIIDTPNFVAVGTNGTLKALDNEMVKTIGLQLMFCNTYHLLLQPGTSVIREAGGIHKFINRNLPIITDSGGFQVFSLAYGGVADELKSKGTKKSEGSVLKITSDGVLFRSYRDGQKVLLTPETSVQAQKALGADIIIPFDELPPYHICPKALSRSLDRTHEWEKRSLEEHLKNPQGQAMYAVVHGGVDNKLREKSCKFLADLPFDGFAIGGSMGKTKEEMVTMLSATLPKLPETAPNHLLGIADLESLEACVPLGIDTFDSSYPTKAARHGTLLTHEGPLKITRGIFKNKFTSPVKGCSCYTCEHYTLAYLHHLFKAKEISGLTLASVHNLHFMVELMSQYKNKILNDII; encoded by the coding sequence ATCCCATTCACATTTGAAATCTTACATCAGTCGAAAAAATCGCGGGCTAGGGTTGGGCGCATCCACACTCCTCATGGAATCATCGACACTCCGAATTTTGTGGCAGTTGGGACCAATGGAACGTTAAAAGCCCTCGATAACGAGATGGTTAAAACGATTGGCCTTCAACTCATGTTTTGCAACACATACCATCTCCTCCTTCAACCGGGAACATCTGTCATTCGTGAAGCTGGAGGAATTCACAAGTTCATCAATCGCAATCTCCCGATCATCACCGACTCGGGAGGGTTTCAAGTGTTTAGCTTGGCTTATGGTGGCGTTGCCGACGAACTCAAAAGTAAAGGGACAAAAAAATCAGAAGGCTCCGTCCTAAAAATCACAAGCGATGGAGTTCTCTTTCGCTCTTATCGTGATGGGCAAAAAGTTTTGCTCACTCCAGAAACATCGGTTCAAGCACAAAAAGCCTTAGGCGCAGACATCATCATCCCTTTTGACGAACTCCCCCCCTATCACATTTGTCCAAAAGCCTTAAGCCGCTCACTTGATCGCACACACGAATGGGAAAAAAGATCTTTAGAAGAACATCTAAAAAATCCCCAAGGTCAAGCAATGTATGCCGTTGTACATGGTGGAGTGGACAATAAGCTGCGTGAAAAAAGCTGCAAATTCCTTGCTGACCTCCCTTTTGATGGCTTTGCAATTGGAGGAAGTATGGGCAAAACCAAAGAAGAGATGGTTACCATGCTCAGCGCTACACTACCCAAATTGCCAGAAACTGCGCCAAACCATTTGCTCGGGATTGCCGATCTCGAATCTCTAGAAGCTTGCGTTCCCCTCGGAATCGACACATTTGACAGCTCCTATCCAACCAAAGCTGCGCGCCATGGAACCCTTCTCACTCACGAAGGTCCTCTCAAAATCACTCGCGGTATTTTCAAAAATAAATTTACATCTCCCGTTAAAGGGTGCAGCTGTTACACGTGTGAACATTACACCTTGGCCTATTTACACCATCTCTTTAAGGCCAAAGAGATCTCTGGGCTCACTCTCGCTTCAGTCCATAATCTCCATTTTATGGTTGAATTGATGTCTCAATATAAAAATAAAATTTTAAACGATATTATTTAG
- a CDS encoding queuosine precursor transporter translates to MNELLFFSHIFVLIGAILVALRLGKSALIALLGLQVVIGNLFVTKQIVCFGFHITCTDVFTIGALFTLNLLQEYYGKHVAKRAIWIAFFLLFCFIVLSQLHLLYVPSPYDTMQQVFEKLLAEAPRIMIASFVVGLLCQRLDVWIYGLLKTKFRSQTLILRFGGASLISQLIDTVLFSFLALYGLVHSMTHIIFVSYLVKVSLIFCMAPFTTFSKRFVRDPIHI, encoded by the coding sequence GTGAACGAACTGCTCTTTTTTTCTCACATCTTTGTGCTTATCGGCGCCATTTTAGTCGCCCTTCGTTTAGGAAAGTCGGCTCTCATTGCTTTACTCGGATTGCAAGTTGTAATTGGCAACCTCTTTGTCACCAAACAGATAGTCTGTTTTGGGTTTCACATCACTTGCACGGATGTCTTCACAATTGGCGCGTTATTCACATTGAACCTGCTTCAGGAATACTACGGAAAACATGTTGCCAAACGAGCTATTTGGATCGCTTTTTTCCTCTTGTTTTGTTTTATCGTCTTATCTCAATTGCATTTACTCTATGTCCCGAGTCCTTATGACACCATGCAACAGGTGTTTGAGAAACTTCTTGCAGAAGCGCCACGGATCATGATTGCTTCTTTTGTCGTTGGTCTTTTGTGTCAAAGACTCGATGTTTGGATTTACGGGCTTTTGAAAACCAAATTTCGAAGCCAAACACTTATCCTCCGCTTCGGAGGGGCGTCTCTCATTTCCCAATTGATCGATACGGTTTTGTTTAGCTTTTTAGCTTTATATGGACTGGTCCATTCGATGACTCATATCATTTTTGTGAGCTATCTCGTCAAAGTCTCACTGATCTTTTGTATGGCTCCCTTTACTACATTTTCCAAGAGGTTTGTCCGTGATCCCATTCACATTTGA
- a CDS encoding putative sugar O-methyltransferase, producing MKKYLFFFVVYICLPSLLSAAHPRFVLPSDNRDLSTEEITLAYQVIEKIDYLIQYRESLIRDCQIDLLFVSGDNFWKNGEGLVTPLSLLTSWIIENKSVEVLKNIRLFCPFFTGYMPVKKTKTGFWFLQNETVEITENFQEELEQNLICTLSDEGLDYYLNLIKRFNLPPQCIYQPPIFLGEFGIKSFSFGKTLVYNPDFASYQERICLMQIMGVFQKLEALVKQGKPIKVLEIGSGYGALALFMKQVFPSVQYTLLDIPESLLFSSIYVSLNCQDCTHAFAICDSVEEFQKADFRYVPNYAAHTLEEGFDLVINTLSMSEMTEYQIKTYVDLMKSFWLVKRGIFFEQNQDNRHLGWTKASIVIQKDLFLEHTLDPHTNGFRQGVPNIWRLP from the coding sequence ATGAAAAAATACCTTTTCTTCTTTGTAGTGTACATTTGTCTTCCGTCTTTGCTAAGCGCTGCTCACCCCCGTTTTGTGCTCCCAAGTGATAACAGAGATCTCTCAACTGAAGAAATTACGCTCGCATATCAAGTGATTGAAAAAATAGATTATCTCATTCAATACCGAGAAAGTTTAATTCGAGATTGTCAAATAGATCTTCTATTTGTGTCAGGAGATAACTTTTGGAAAAATGGAGAAGGACTTGTAACTCCCCTTTCCCTTCTAACTTCCTGGATCATAGAGAACAAATCAGTTGAAGTGCTTAAAAACATACGTTTGTTTTGTCCCTTTTTTACTGGTTATATGCCTGTAAAAAAAACCAAAACTGGTTTTTGGTTTTTACAAAATGAGACTGTAGAAATTACTGAGAATTTTCAGGAAGAACTCGAACAAAATTTAATCTGTACGTTATCAGATGAAGGTCTCGATTATTATCTAAATTTAATTAAGCGTTTCAATCTTCCTCCCCAGTGTATCTATCAACCTCCAATTTTTTTAGGAGAGTTTGGAATCAAAAGTTTTAGCTTTGGAAAAACTTTGGTGTATAACCCTGATTTTGCTTCATACCAAGAACGTATTTGTCTCATGCAAATCATGGGTGTTTTTCAGAAGCTTGAAGCTCTAGTTAAACAAGGTAAACCGATTAAGGTCCTTGAGATCGGTTCAGGATATGGAGCTCTAGCACTTTTTATGAAGCAGGTTTTCCCCTCTGTCCAATACACTCTTCTTGACATTCCTGAATCATTACTTTTCTCCTCTATTTATGTTTCACTAAACTGTCAAGATTGTACTCACGCATTTGCAATTTGCGATTCTGTAGAGGAATTTCAAAAAGCAGACTTTAGATATGTTCCTAACTATGCCGCCCATACACTTGAAGAAGGCTTTGATTTGGTCATCAATACATTATCGATGAGTGAAATGACTGAATATCAAATTAAAACTTACGTAGATTTAATGAAGAGTTTTTGGCTTGTAAAAAGAGGAATCTTTTTCGAGCAAAACCAAGACAATCGACATCTAGGATGGACAAAAGCTTCGATTGTCATTCAAAAAGACCTATTCCTAGAGCACACACTCGATCCTCATACAAACGGGTTTAGACAGGGAGTCCCAAATATTTGGAGGCTTCCATAA
- the grxD gene encoding Grx4 family monothiol glutaredoxin: MDSILEKIKKDIESHRVILFMKGTKMMPVCGFSARVVSILNQLEIPYETRNVLDDDKLRQGIKDFSNWPTIPQLYIDGKFIGGCDIVTEMHTKGDLKRLVS, encoded by the coding sequence ATGGATAGTATTTTAGAAAAAATCAAAAAAGACATCGAGTCTCACCGCGTGATTCTCTTCATGAAAGGGACAAAAATGATGCCTGTTTGTGGATTTTCTGCACGTGTCGTCAGCATCCTCAATCAGCTTGAAATTCCTTACGAAACTCGAAACGTCTTAGATGATGACAAATTGCGGCAAGGAATCAAGGATTTCTCCAATTGGCCTACCATCCCTCAACTTTATATCGATGGAAAGTTCATCGGGGGGTGCGATATTGTGACAGAAATGCACACAAAAGGAGATTTGAAGAGACTCGTATCATGA
- a CDS encoding DMT family transporter, producing the protein MFVALAIFMYAAWSSIFSLGKLALENSPPIFLTGFRMFFAGLILIGWLALKDRKSLKIGKKQILPLLALSVFSIYLTNILEFWGLQHLTAAKTCFIYSLSPFFAAIFSYIHFKEKVNSKKIVGMLIGFLGFIPVLTLQTGSENLLSAFSFFSWPELAIMGAALFSVYGWVLLRIIVKNHTLSPLYANGYSMLLGGTMAFVHSFFVDSWNPLPIAAGKLTPFLQGIALMILISNILCYNLYGFLLKRFTATFLSFLGLLSPIFASLNSWILLGEPPSWVILASTGVVSLGLFLVYQAELKQGYILKAKDALAKAET; encoded by the coding sequence ATGTTTGTAGCGCTGGCGATTTTCATGTACGCGGCTTGGTCAAGCATTTTTTCCCTAGGAAAACTTGCTTTAGAAAACAGCCCGCCTATCTTCCTTACGGGTTTTCGCATGTTTTTTGCGGGCCTGATCCTCATTGGATGGCTAGCTCTCAAGGACCGGAAGTCGCTTAAAATCGGAAAAAAGCAAATTCTCCCTCTTCTAGCCCTCTCTGTATTTAGTATTTATTTGACAAACATCTTGGAATTTTGGGGCCTCCAACACCTCACCGCTGCTAAAACATGTTTCATCTACTCTCTGTCTCCCTTCTTCGCCGCCATTTTCTCGTACATCCATTTCAAAGAAAAAGTGAATTCAAAAAAAATTGTTGGGATGCTCATCGGTTTTCTAGGGTTTATACCTGTTTTGACGTTGCAAACAGGTTCTGAAAACCTGCTTAGTGCCTTCAGCTTTTTCTCTTGGCCTGAGCTGGCAATCATGGGTGCAGCCCTCTTCTCGGTTTACGGTTGGGTCCTCTTGCGCATCATCGTAAAAAACCATACACTATCTCCTCTCTATGCTAACGGATACAGCATGCTGCTAGGCGGAACCATGGCTTTTGTTCACTCATTTTTTGTCGACTCATGGAACCCCCTTCCAATTGCGGCAGGAAAGCTCACCCCGTTCTTGCAAGGAATCGCTCTTATGATTCTGATTTCGAACATCCTTTGCTACAACCTTTACGGCTTTTTGCTCAAACGGTTCACTGCGACATTTCTCTCGTTTTTGGGTCTTCTCAGCCCCATCTTCGCATCACTCAATAGCTGGATCCTTCTAGGAGAGCCCCCTTCATGGGTGATCCTCGCCTCAACAGGTGTCGTTTCCCTCGGACTCTTCCTCGTTTACCAAGCAGAACTCAAACAAGGTTACATCCTCAAAGCAAAAGATGCCCTCGCCAAAGCTGAAACTTAA
- a CDS encoding MATE family efflux transporter: MISFFSMVAMIFCDRLYLANYSVSSLSAAVSAGTFWWGTTFAVATICSMAEVFVAQYNGAKRYKKLGEPVWQMIWFALFSIVFFFSLGTVVNIFLYEIGFFNVDEMTYFKWNNFFAPSFALLAAISAFFIGQGKTRIIQWMALLGNTINIILDPLLIFGVKGWIPEMGLKGAAIATGIGIIIQIIILGALFLRLENKRTFGTGNWKFRPLAFWKCLKIGFTPGIFFLSEIFGWALFYKMMETISPKHIIVSSVTQSILILLLFFAMAIEKGAAAVTGNLIGSKQLNEVKRVLKSGTILTLFFAVILVAVLIGCADLLIDWFFRNPAALEGDLLLTEELMFDVKSTIKFALATLILYLTFENIRYMLSGMLTAAGDTVFLMTAGTASILICLLVPTYFLMVVPKGPIEIAFFIWIFYSGTDMAILYWRFKKNKWRKKHLIETC; the protein is encoded by the coding sequence ATGATCTCTTTTTTTTCAATGGTTGCCATGATTTTTTGCGACCGATTGTATTTGGCAAACTACTCAGTGAGTTCGCTAAGCGCTGCGGTCAGTGCTGGAACCTTTTGGTGGGGAACAACCTTTGCTGTAGCAACCATTTGCTCGATGGCCGAGGTCTTTGTAGCACAATATAATGGTGCAAAAAGATATAAAAAACTCGGTGAACCAGTTTGGCAAATGATCTGGTTTGCCCTCTTCTCGATCGTTTTCTTTTTTTCTTTGGGAACCGTAGTAAACATCTTTCTTTACGAGATTGGCTTTTTCAATGTGGATGAGATGACCTACTTCAAGTGGAATAATTTCTTTGCTCCAAGTTTTGCTCTCCTTGCTGCCATCTCAGCATTTTTTATTGGCCAAGGCAAAACCCGTATCATTCAGTGGATGGCTCTTCTTGGAAATACCATTAATATCATACTCGATCCCCTTCTGATCTTTGGAGTCAAAGGATGGATTCCTGAAATGGGTCTCAAAGGAGCGGCTATTGCCACAGGCATTGGTATTATCATTCAGATTATCATTTTAGGAGCCCTTTTTCTCCGCTTAGAGAACAAGAGAACTTTTGGAACGGGGAACTGGAAGTTCCGGCCACTAGCTTTTTGGAAATGTTTAAAAATTGGATTCACTCCAGGGATTTTTTTCTTATCAGAGATTTTTGGCTGGGCCCTCTTCTACAAAATGATGGAAACAATCAGTCCAAAACACATTATCGTTTCAAGTGTCACCCAAAGCATTCTGATCCTTCTTCTTTTTTTTGCCATGGCGATCGAAAAAGGGGCAGCTGCTGTGACTGGAAATCTCATTGGCTCGAAGCAACTTAACGAAGTGAAACGTGTTTTAAAATCAGGCACCATTCTGACCCTCTTTTTTGCGGTTATTCTTGTAGCTGTGCTGATCGGGTGCGCTGATCTATTGATCGATTGGTTTTTCAGAAATCCTGCTGCATTGGAAGGAGACCTCTTATTAACCGAGGAACTGATGTTTGATGTGAAGTCAACCATCAAGTTCGCCTTAGCTACTTTGATTCTCTACCTCACATTTGAAAATATTCGTTACATGCTGAGTGGCATGCTAACCGCTGCAGGTGATACTGTTTTTTTGATGACAGCCGGTACAGCCTCCATTTTGATTTGCTTGCTTGTTCCAACCTACTTCTTGATGGTGGTTCCAAAGGGACCTATTGAAATAGCATTTTTCATTTGGATTTTTTATAGTGGTACTGACATGGCGATCCTCTATTGGCGTTTTAAAAAAAATAAGTGGCGTAAAAAACATCTTATTGAAACTTGTTAG
- a CDS encoding BolA family protein, with protein MKPFEIESVIQDALEVTHVEVRNPREDGLHFEALVVSPVFEGKSLVEQHQLVMNSLKSHFESTLHALSLKTLTPQEWNEKKHG; from the coding sequence ATGAAACCTTTTGAAATTGAATCTGTCATCCAAGATGCTCTTGAAGTCACGCATGTAGAAGTGCGGAATCCCCGTGAAGATGGGCTTCATTTTGAAGCACTTGTCGTTTCGCCGGTCTTTGAAGGGAAGTCGCTCGTGGAGCAACATCAACTTGTGATGAATTCGCTCAAAAGCCACTTTGAATCGACACTGCACGCTTTAAGTTTAAAAACCCTGACTCCACAAGAGTGGAATGAGAAAAAACATGGATAG